TGGGCATCTCGATGATTTCGGCCATTGTTCGAAACGGGTAAACGGGTTGGGAGGCGGAGGAGTCTAGCGCTTGACGTTGAGCATGTCGAGGGCCTCGCGAATGATGATCGGGGCCTCGGGCAGCTGGACTTTTTCGACGGGCGGGCTGTAGAAGGCCGGGGCGTCGACGGCGCTGATGCGGTGCACCGGGGCGTCGAGGTAGTCGAAGCAGCGGCGCTGGATGAGGTGGCTGATCTGGGCGCCGATGCCGCAGTAGGGCTTGTTTTCCTCTACCAGCAGGGCACGGCCGGTCTTCTTGACCGACTTGATGATCGTCTCTTCGTCGAGCGGGCGGATGGAGCGCAGGTCGACGACCTCCACTTCGATCTTGTGCTTTTCGGAGAGTTCCTTGGCCGCTTCGAGGGCCATCAGCACGCTGCGGCCGTGGGCGACGATCGTCAGGTCCTTGCCTTCGCGCTTCACGTCGGCCTTGCCGAGGGGCACGATAAAGTCTTCGTCGTCGGGCACTTCACCTTCCATGCCGTAGAGCACGGTGCTTTCCATCACGAAAACGGGGTCGTTGTCGCGAATGGCGGCCTTCATCAGGCCCTTGGCGTCGGCCGGGGTGGCGGGGCAGACGACCTTGAGGCCGGGGAAGTTGGCCACGAGGTTTTCCGGCGTATGGCTGTGGGTGGCGCCGACGTTGGTGCCGCCGTTGGCGGGGCCGCGGATGACGAGGGGCACATTGATCTTGCCGCCCGACATGTAGCGGAGGGAGGAGGCGTTGTTCACGGCCTGGTCCCACGCGACGTAGACGAAGGAGAAGAACATCATCTCGATGACGGGGCGCAGGCCCATCATGGCGGAGCCGATGCCGAGGCCGATGAAGCCGGCTTCGGAGATCGGGGCGTCCACGAGGCGCTTGTCGCCGAAGCGGGCCCAGAGGCCTTCCGTCACCTTGTAGGCACCATTGTATTGCGCGACTTCTTCGCCCATGACGAAGACGTTTTCGTCGCGCATGATTTCCTCAGCGAGCGCGTCCTTGATTGCTTGGCGGTAAGTGATAACGGCCATGTTCTTAAATTCGGTTCCTGATGCTCAGGTGGTTGCCGGAAAGGGTTTAGGCCTGGTACTCGTCGTCCCAGGGGAGGCGGTCGTTGAAGAACATCCGGCCTTGGTTGCTGTGCTGGCCGGGGTTGTCGGTCGTCCAGTAGACGTCGGTCAACAGCTCCTGGGCGGGCGGGTAGGGGGAGTTTTCGGCGAAGTCGACGGAGGCCTTGGCTTCTTCCTTGGCCGCGGAGTCGATGTCCTTGATCTTGTCTTCGTCGAGCACGCCTTCGGCGACGAGGATCTGCTGGTAGACGCTGATCGGGTCCTTGTTGTTCTGGTAGTCCTCGATCTCTTCCTTCGTCCGGTACTTCTTGTGGTTGGCGTCGGCGATGGAGTGGCCGTAGTAGCGGTAGGTGTCGATCTCGAGGATCATGGGGCGGCTTTCGTTGCGCGCGCGCTCCATGGCCACGTGCACCTTGGCCCGGATTTCGTAAAGGTTGGAGCCGTCGATCCGGTCCCACTCCATATTGTAGCCTTCGGCGCGGGAGGCGAGGCCGGCCTCCGGGTAGGCGCTGGAGCGGGCTTGGCTGGTGCCCATGGAGTAGCGATTGTTCTCGATGATGTAGATCACCGGGATGCTCCAGAGGCTGGCGAGGTTGAGGGACTCGTGGAACGCGCCCTGGTTGATCGCACCGTCGCCGAGGTAGCAAAGGCAGCAGCCCTTGAGGCCGCGATACTTCAGCGCGTAGGCGATGCCGAGGCCGAGCGGGGTCTGGCCGCCGACGATGCCGTGGCCGCCCCAGTAGCGCTTTTCGGGCGCGAAATAGTGCATCGAGCCACCCTTGCCCTTGGAGCAGCCGGTGAACTTGCCGAAGAGCTCGGCCATGCACTCGTTCATCGTCATGCCGACGGCGAGGGCGTGCCCGTGGTCGCGGTAGGCGGTGATGATGTGGTCGTTCTCCTCCGTCAGCGAGATGGTGCCGATGGCGGTCGCTTCCTGGCCGATGTAGAGGTGGAGGAAGCCACCCATCTTGCCCTTCTGGTAGCTCTGCAGCGCCGCTTGCTCAAACTTGCGGATGCGCACCATGTCGGTGTAGAGCTTGATTTTCTGCTCCGCAGTCAACTTTTGGTTGATGGGAGCTTTGGCGTGGGCGAACAAGTCTTGCTTCGCCTGGGCGGCTTGATCCTTGGTTTCGGTACTCACAGTTTCTGGGTCGTTCGACAGATTGAACAAGGGCAGTTGAGGGAAGCTTTCAAAGATCCCCCGTCAAGCAATGTGGAAACAACCCGGCGGCTTGTCCAGCTAAACGGCGGAACTTTCCCGCCAGCCCGTAGTCGGGCTGATGGGGATAGAAGGGTATCTAATCGAATTTCGGCAATCCGATCTGCTCTCACAAAGGGCACCAAGGCACAAAGAACTGGTTTTCAGGAGGCCCGGTAAGGATGAGTTCTGAGAGGGTGGAGTTGTACTCCTTGGTGTCTTCGTGTTCCTGGTGAGAGACTTCTCACGCCCCCCTACGGGTGCATCTGCTGCTCGGTGACGATGTGCAGCGGTTGGCCGGGGGAGCAGTCGGCACGGAGGGAGACGAAGCCGTGGCGGTGCTGGAAGTAGATCGGCCAGAGCGACTGGCGGTCGGTCTCCGGGATTGGCAGGCGCATGATTTCGCTCTGCCGGTGGAAGGCGAAGGTGCCTTCGTCGATGGAAGGGGGCAGCGATTGCAGGGGCTTGCGGCAGTCGAAGAGGAACATCAGCCAGTGGGTGCGTGCCTCGTAGTTTTTTTCCGCAAACATGCAAAAGAGGTGCAGGTCGTGGTCGCCCACCTGCAGGCCCACTTCCTCAAAAGTCTCCCGCCGGGCGGCTTCGAAGGGGCTTTCGCCGGTCGGCATCTCCAGCTTGCCGCCGATAGGGCTCCACAGGCCGCGATTCGGCTCCTTGTTGCGCTGCAACAACAGGAGGTCTCCGGCCTCGTTGTGGAGGTAGACGAGCGTGCTGATTTTATACGGAAGCGACATGAAGGAGGTTTTAACAGGAGTGAAAAGGAGTCAAAAGGAGTTTTAAATACATAGAAGGACAAATTCAGCTCAGGATTCTGAGGAGGAGATGGTGATGGTGATTCAATTCTTCCCTCCCTTTCCTGGCTTCTGTTCGAAACTCTTTTTCACTCCTTTTAACTCCTGTTCCAAATGTTATTCTCCTACTCCAGGCGCCCGAAGCGGCGCTCCAGCTCTTTGTGGCGGAAGGTGAAGATGGATTGCACCTTGTCGCGGACGAAGAAGGCGTGGGCGAGATCGCCGATCCACCATTTGCCCACGTCGTAGTGGAGAATGTCGGTCATGCGCACGCCGCCGGGGATCTCCTCGAAGTGGTGCTGGTGGTGCCAGAACTTGTAGGGCCCGAAGCGTTGCTCATCGATGAAGTACTGGCGGTCGCGCACGGTGGTGATCTCCGTGACCCATTGGTGGTGGATGCCGGGGAGCACGGAGATGCGGTAAGCGATGATCATGCCTTCATACATGCGCACGCCGCCCCCGCTGAGGATCTCGAACGAAAGGTCGGGCGGGGTGATGGCGTCGAGATTGTCGGGCGCGCTGAAGAAGTCCCAGGCGGTATCGAGCGAGATGGGCAGGTCTTGGACGCGTTGGAGCGAGTGCAGAGCCATGGGTTGCAAACATACGCGACGCATCTGGCACTTGCACGCCCTGGAGGGCCGAATGGCCGTAAACGTAGCCTGGGCGGGCGTTAAGGTGAACTCTGCCGCAGTGGCACGCCCTCCGGGGTGCAAGCTTGAGCTTGGAAAACCCGGGGTGTCGGTCCGCTGGCGCGGACCTCAACCCCGCGCTAAGAGCTGGCAAGCCTCTGGCTTGCTGGATGATGCCACGGCAATAGGGTTCATCAAAACAGCTCGGCCAACTGGGCGAGGGCTTTGTCCTGGCCTACTTTGGCGCTGTCGATGACGACGGTGCCGTGGCGGTCGGTCACGACGAGCTGCGGGATGCTATCGCCGAAGAGTGCTTCGAAGGCCGGTAGCTGGTCGCGGCTGGTAAAGCTGAGCATGGGCCAGTCGATCCCGAGGCTGGAGGTGTAGTCCTTGGCCTCGCGTGCCGATTTGTCGCCCGAGACGTAGACGAAGGCCACGTTTTGCGCGTCGGGGGCGGCGTCCTTGAGGGTGGCCATCAATTTGGGCGCAAAGACGCGGCAGGGCGGGCACCAGCCAGCCCCCATGTAGGCGACGACGTATTCCGGTTGCTCGGTGGCCAGCTGGCTGCGGCGACCGTTGGCGGGGTCGACGAGTTTGCCTTCCAGCTCTTCGACGAGGCGACCGCGTGCGCCGCCGTTGGCCAGATTGTCGCGTGAGCGCTCAAAGAGGTCGGTATTTTCCGGCTCAAGATTGAAGGCGAGGTTGGATTTGGTGGAGCGGAGGAAGAGCTGGCGCCCGTCGTAGCGGAGGAAGATCACCTCGTCGCCCGCTGCCATGCTGGGTGCGCCGGAGAATTCCAGCGGCACCTTGAGCTTTACGTGGTAGGGCCACAATTCGGGGCGGCGGGGCAAGTCGCGGTAGGTCAGCTCGCGCTGTTCGGGCGTAAGGGCGGCCCAGGCGGTGTTGGCGGTTTCGAGCACGTTGGTGGCGTCGGCCTCGACGGAGAACATCACGCGCCCCCGGTTGCCCCGGGCGACCACTTCGTTGCCCTTCAGCTCCACGATTTCGATCTCGCTGCCTTCGCGCACCACCGCGCCGTCGGCAAAGCGCAACTCGCGCTGGAGGGTGGCGGTCTGGGGCCAGGCCTCGCGCTGGCGTACGAGCTGCCGCCATTCAAGAGGCTCGACCGCTACCGCTACGGCGGCGGTCGGGGCGGGCTTTACCTCCACGCGTACCGGCTCGGCCATCACGGTGTTGGCACCGATCTGGATCGAGCTGGTCTTGGTGGTCGAGGCGGCGGCCACGGGTGCACTGGCCTGAACTCCGGTGGCCATGGCGGCCTGTAGATCGAAGTCGCGGGGCGGGATGATGGTGTGGCGTAAGATGCCTTCGGGTGTGCCGGCAATGATGCGCAGCTTACCGTCGTCGCCCATTTTGACGGCGCCCACGTATTTGAGGATGCGATCGTTCGGCGGGCGTTGCAGGTCCATCGCAAAGATGCGTTGGCCGTTGCTGTAGACGACCTCGTCGGAGCCTTTCCGGCCTTCGGCGCGTTCGCGATGGAACCACAGGAGGTGCTGGCTGTCGGGCGTGAACATCGGGTGAGAGCGTACGCCGCGTTCGCTGGACCAGATGGGCTGGCCGTCGACGCGCACGTGGTAGGTCTTGAAATCGCCGGTGACGTAGGCGGTGTGCTTGCTGTCGGGCGAAAAGATCACGCCCCGGCGGTCGGTCGAGGTGAAGGTGTTGTCCGTCCAGGCGAGTGCCGGCTCGCCCTCGAGGTCCACGGCCTTGCCGTCGATGAAGTGGGCCGACTGCTTCATGCTGCCGATGCTGAAGGCGGTGCGCTTGCCGTCGGGGCTGAAGGTAAACGATTCGCCGATCACGCTGGGAATGGTGTTGGCATTGCCGGTGCGCCACTCGGGCGCGCTGATTTCGCGGTCGTCGATCACGATGGCGGAGGCGCGCGTACGCTTCGTCACTTTGTAGCCGAAACGGCCACCCACGGGTGCGGTCGTAACGTGATCCACAAACTCGTAGCCGTCGGACTCCTCGCCGTTGACGAGCGGGAACAGGAGCCCACCTTGAAAAGCCAGCGAGATGCAGCGGCTGGAGTCGGCGGTGAAGCGCGCGTAGACGGGGCGGCCGTCGACCTGCTCGAAGGCCTTGAAGCTCTGGTAATTGGGGCTGCGCTTGCCGTCGAGCCATTGCCACATCGCGCTGGAGGCCCGACCGTGGACGACGACGCGCTTGCCGTCGGGGCTGAACTGGACGGTTTCCGCGCCGTCGGTGCCGGGCAGGATCTTGCCGTCGAGCCACACGCCGTCGGAGACGACCCCCGCCACGCGCCCGGTGCTGGAGACGACGGGTTGGCGCAGTTGCGGGTGCAGCACCTTGCCGTCGAGCAGCGTGCCAGAGTCGTTGACCGACACGAGCTTGCCGTTGGGCAGAAACGAGTGCGGGTAGGCGGAGTAGTCGGTCGCCTTGCCGTTGACGATGAGGTTGCCGCGCCCGACGAGCAGGGCGTAGCGGGAATCGTCTTCGCTGAAGCGCATGGCCGTCGCGTCGCGGGTCAGCAGGCGCTCGGGCACGAGCTTGCCGTCCATGAAGAGGTAGTAGCCTCGGTCTTTGCCCTTGGGCTCGTGCGACGCGATGAACCAATAGTGCTTACCCTGCGGCGAGAACTGGATCGTGACCGGGCTGGAGCCGATGGTCCCGATCGAGTAAGCCCCGCGGTGGACCTCCTTGCCGTCGACGACCACGACGTATTCTTCGCCTTGCAGCGCGATGTAGGCGTGGCGCTTGCCGTCGGGGCTAAAGAGCACGGGGTGGTCGAGCTTGTCCTGGCCTTCCACGGCAGGGAACTGGCTGCGACCGATCATCGGCTGGCCTTTGGCACCGAGGAAGCGATCGAAGCGGGGGCCGACTTCGCCGTCGATTGAAACGGCCATCCGGCTGCCCTGGCGGACCACCGCCGAGACGCGGCCCGAGGGCTCGATCTGGACCGACAGGGCGTCGAGCGGGGCTAGCATGGTCGTTTCGACGGGAGACTCGACCGCCGAAACCGTTGGCAGCAGCCCGGCGACGAGGGCAAAGAGGATCAGGCCCGGGAGGGGGGCGCGAGAAGGTTTCATCGTGAAGAGCGGGGCCGCCCATCCTGGCCGTTCGCGCGGCGTAGCAGGCTAACGCCCCTGGGGAAGAGGGTGAGAGTTACTTATGCGCCGGATCAGTAACTCATAAACCTACGCCTGTCGAATCCTCAGCTGCCGCAATTCGCTAAATATGTGTAAGTTATTCAGCTTTTATTTTAGATGAATATTATATAGCGTTAGCAATGGGGTGCAGTCTCGGCGTTATCCAGGGGCGGCTCCCGCTGGTACGGCCTGTTCGCTATCCGTTCAGCACTTCGAGGATCTGGCGCAGGTCGGTCACGATCAGGTCGGGGCGGACGTCTTGCAGTCGCGCGTCGTCCTCCCGCCAACGCAGGGAGCGTTGATCGCCCGCAAAGAGTGCGGTGCGGTAGCCGCAGAGCTGAGCCGGCCACACGTCGTTGCGCAGGTCGTTGCCCACGTAGAGGACTTCCTGCGGCTGGAGGCCCAGCGGGGCGATCTGCTGCGTGAGGCGTTCGTAAAGGGCGGTGGAGGGCTTGCCTTCGCGCAGGGCAAAGGAGTAGACGCAGGCCTCTTCGGTAAAGCCGAGCTGTTGCAGGCTTTGCCCGAGGAAGGACTCGAACATCAGCGGGGTGTAAAACTGGGCGTTGGAGACGATGCCGAGGGTCAGCTGGCGCTCGCGCAGGGCCTTCAAGACTTCTTCGAGGTGGGGCATGGGCCAGACGGGGTTGACCCGTACTTCGTATTCCACTGCCAGTTGCTCGACCAGGTCGTCGGAAATGTCTTCGGCGGTCAGCTCGTGGGCCTTGAGTTCATCGGCCAGGAACTCGCGCCAGACGTCGCGGATCTCGACTTCCGGGTATTCGATGCCTTCTGCGCGGCGGGCCTGCTGGTGCTCCTTGATCGCCTGGTTGAGCAGCTCGGAGCGCTTGTGCGGCACGGCCAGCAGTTCCAACCCGCAGGCTTCGAGCGCCTCCTTGAGCTGGGCTTCCCGGTCCTGCTTCTCGGCCAGGCTGATGTCGCCGGTGCCGGAGATGATGAGGGTGCCGTAGATGTCGAAGACGACGGCGCGGATGCCTTGCAGAGGCGTCAGCACCGGCTTTTCGTCTGTCGGCAGGGGTTCGAGCGGTTCGGAATGGGTGCGATACAGTTCGACAAGAGGATTCATGGCAAGCTGCGCCAGCCTACCCTGCCTCTCCCGCCTTGCCAAGTGCGCAGGGCGGAATGTGGGGAGTGGGAGGGATGGAATGCCCACTCCTCAAGCCGCCGCTCGTAATTTCGTCTTCCGCCTACGCCAGCTTGATCAGCTCGCGGGTGGTGGGGACGTCCTTGATGATCTGGCTCGGGTTGGGGCCGACGCCGAGATAGCGGACGTTGGGCAGCACTTCGGGCCACTGGGCTTCGTTTTCGCCAAAGGCCACGTCGATGGTGTGGCGGACCATGCCGGCGACGTACTTCTTGGCGTTGAGCGGCAGGGCGTCGAAGGAGCGCACGCCGGAGATGTCTTCGCTCCAGCCCGCGTATTGGCGGTAGATGGGCTGCAGCTGGCGGTGCGTCTCGAAATCGCGGGGGACGTGGCGCAATCGCGTGCCGTCCGGTGCCTTGTAGCCCGTGCAGATGAGCAGTTCGCCGCCGTTCCAGGCGCCGCCAGCGTCATAGCTGAGCGCGTCGAGCTTGTTGATCGCGAGGTCGGTGCAGCCGGCGTAGCGGATGGCGTCGCCCTTTTCGACCGCGTCGTACCAACCCACCATGCGTTGACGGCCGGTAGAGGTGCCAAACTCGATCTGGCTCAGCTTCTGGCCCAGCGGGTGGTCGGTGGGGATGCGGCAGACGAAGGTGTGGGTCCCTACCTTGGTGTCGTAGGCCTTGCAGACGCCGAAGGTGTGGGCGTTTTGCAGCGGCAGGCCGCAGCTGAGGAAGAACTCGGCGGGCAGGGGGTGCGAGGCGGTCACGTTGGGCGTGAAGCCGAAACGCTTGTCGAGCCAGAAGGCCTGGCCGAACTCGGCGAGCAGATACTGGCCGCGTTGGAGCGAATCGAGCAGGCGCTCGCGCACGTTGCCGATCTGGGCGAGCAGCTTTTGCCCGGCCTCGAAGTAGACTTGCTCCAGTCGCTCGAAATCGAGCGTGAAGGGCTTGCTGCCCTTGAACTGGTGGAAGTCGAAGTCGCTCTCGGTCAGCAGCCCGGCCTCGATCGTCACTTGGTTGGCGCGGATTTCGGCCTTGGTCAGGGTGTCGAAAAAGCCGTCCCAGGCCTCGGGCGTCACGCGGCAGACGTGCTGGATCGTGAGCAGCGCGCGGTCGACGCGGCCTTGCAGCAGGCGGCGGAAGCGTTCGCGCGAGCGGAAGTCGCTATAATAAATGGGGAAGCAGCCCGTTTCGTCGGAATAGGCGGGGGAGATGCCGCGCCCGGTGCTGCCGCGGGCCTCTTCGCCGAGGGTGTGCACGCGGTAGTGCTCCCAGGCGAGGTCGAGCAGGCGGTGGCACACGTCGCTGACCATAGTGCGCTCGTCGATCAGGAGGCGGTCGAGCACGCGGTAGCCGTTGTGCTCGATGTAGGCAGCCTCCCAGATGAACTTGCGGGGGTCGGCCACGACGCCGGAGCCGATGGCCAGGCAGCCGGCTTCGGGGTTGACGACGCCGGCGGGGAAGAGGTTGAGCTTGAGCCCGCCGCAGGTATGGCCGCTGTTGGCACCTCCATTCACCTTGATGACGGCACCCACGATGTCGGCGCGGCCGCTCTGCTCACGGAGCTCGGCGATCACTTCGGGGATGAGCCGCCCTTTGCCCTCGTCGCCAAAGCTGATGCCGGTGTCGAGGATGATCTGGTGGTGGAAGGGGGGTCGGGCCATGGTCTGCAATGGAAACGGTGCGAGGAAAAAGCAAAAGCGCCTCCGTTGGGCAGAGGCGCGTTGTCAGAATGAAGACCGTGACCCCATCGAAGGCAAGCAAAAGCGGGCGATTACCTGTTTGAAGGTTACTCTCCTGCGTCCGGCAGGCGCAGCAGCAGCTCGTCGACGCGGTCGAGCGAGAGGGTGCCCGTCTTCAGTTGAAACTCCAGCACGTGGCCACCTTGCTTGTGGTCGTGGCTGACGAAGTGCAGGTGGATGCCGGGCGCGTTGATGCCTTGGTAGCCCGCAGGGAAGTAAAAGCCGATCATCGTGCCGCGCACGTCCTGACCCTCAAAGACGGCCTGAGTCTTCAGCACTTCGGGCAGGGGCGGGTAGGGCTCGCTCTGGGCGCGGGGGGCGCGGGTCTTGAGCGTGGCGCAGACGCCGTCGAGCCGCAGGGCCACGGGGCGGTCGAGCGGGCCGAAGCGCTGGAGCAACTCGTCGGTCAGGCCCGGCAGGCCGGTGATGTCGCTTAGCTCTGCCGATTCTTCGGCCGCGAAGTCGATCATGGTGGCGAAGGGGATGCGGAGGTGGCGGTCGGCTTCCAGCACCGAGCCGTCGGCCCGGGCCTGGTAGACGACGCCGTCGAAGGCGATCATCTCGCCG
The sequence above is drawn from the Verrucomicrobiota bacterium JB022 genome and encodes:
- a CDS encoding SRPBCC family protein; translated protein: MALHSLQRVQDLPISLDTAWDFFSAPDNLDAITPPDLSFEILSGGGVRMYEGMIIAYRISVLPGIHHQWVTEITTVRDRQYFIDEQRFGPYKFWHHQHHFEEIPGGVRMTDILHYDVGKWWIGDLAHAFFVRDKVQSIFTFRHKELERRFGRLE
- a CDS encoding alpha-ketoacid dehydrogenase subunit beta; the protein is MAVITYRQAIKDALAEEIMRDENVFVMGEEVAQYNGAYKVTEGLWARFGDKRLVDAPISEAGFIGLGIGSAMMGLRPVIEMMFFSFVYVAWDQAVNNASSLRYMSGGKINVPLVIRGPANGGTNVGATHSHTPENLVANFPGLKVVCPATPADAKGLMKAAIRDNDPVFVMESTVLYGMEGEVPDDEDFIVPLGKADVKREGKDLTIVAHGRSVLMALEAAKELSEKHKIEVEVVDLRSIRPLDEETIIKSVKKTGRALLVEENKPYCGIGAQISHLIQRRCFDYLDAPVHRISAVDAPAFYSPPVEKVQLPEAPIIIREALDMLNVKR
- a CDS encoding NUDIX domain-containing protein, giving the protein MSLPYKISTLVYLHNEAGDLLLLQRNKEPNRGLWSPIGGKLEMPTGESPFEAARRETFEEVGLQVGDHDLHLFCMFAEKNYEARTHWLMFLFDCRKPLQSLPPSIDEGTFAFHRQSEIMRLPIPETDRQSLWPIYFQHRHGFVSLRADCSPGQPLHIVTEQQMHP
- a CDS encoding thioredoxin-like domain-containing protein produces the protein MKPSRAPLPGLILFALVAGLLPTVSAVESPVETTMLAPLDALSVQIEPSGRVSAVVRQGSRMAVSIDGEVGPRFDRFLGAKGQPMIGRSQFPAVEGQDKLDHPVLFSPDGKRHAYIALQGEEYVVVVDGKEVHRGAYSIGTIGSSPVTIQFSPQGKHYWFIASHEPKGKDRGYYLFMDGKLVPERLLTRDATAMRFSEDDSRYALLVGRGNLIVNGKATDYSAYPHSFLPNGKLVSVNDSGTLLDGKVLHPQLRQPVVSSTGRVAGVVSDGVWLDGKILPGTDGAETVQFSPDGKRVVVHGRASSAMWQWLDGKRSPNYQSFKAFEQVDGRPVYARFTADSSRCISLAFQGGLLFPLVNGEESDGYEFVDHVTTAPVGGRFGYKVTKRTRASAIVIDDREISAPEWRTGNANTIPSVIGESFTFSPDGKRTAFSIGSMKQSAHFIDGKAVDLEGEPALAWTDNTFTSTDRRGVIFSPDSKHTAYVTGDFKTYHVRVDGQPIWSSERGVRSHPMFTPDSQHLLWFHRERAEGRKGSDEVVYSNGQRIFAMDLQRPPNDRILKYVGAVKMGDDGKLRIIAGTPEGILRHTIIPPRDFDLQAAMATGVQASAPVAAASTTKTSSIQIGANTVMAEPVRVEVKPAPTAAVAVAVEPLEWRQLVRQREAWPQTATLQRELRFADGAVVREGSEIEIVELKGNEVVARGNRGRVMFSVEADATNVLETANTAWAALTPEQRELTYRDLPRRPELWPYHVKLKVPLEFSGAPSMAAGDEVIFLRYDGRQLFLRSTKSNLAFNLEPENTDLFERSRDNLANGGARGRLVEELEGKLVDPANGRRSQLATEQPEYVVAYMGAGWCPPCRVFAPKLMATLKDAAPDAQNVAFVYVSGDKSAREAKDYTSSLGIDWPMLSFTSRDQLPAFEALFGDSIPQLVVTDRHGTVVIDSAKVGQDKALAQLAELF
- a CDS encoding HAD family hydrolase; translated protein: MNPLVELYRTHSEPLEPLPTDEKPVLTPLQGIRAVVFDIYGTLIISGTGDISLAEKQDREAQLKEALEACGLELLAVPHKRSELLNQAIKEHQQARRAEGIEYPEVEIRDVWREFLADELKAHELTAEDISDDLVEQLAVEYEVRVNPVWPMPHLEEVLKALRERQLTLGIVSNAQFYTPLMFESFLGQSLQQLGFTEEACVYSFALREGKPSTALYERLTQQIAPLGLQPQEVLYVGNDLRNDVWPAQLCGYRTALFAGDQRSLRWREDDARLQDVRPDLIVTDLRQILEVLNG
- a CDS encoding acetolactate decarboxylase: MFRSLLPLFLLPLAYAGDRITQFATIDALMAGDYHGHFSHEAVVATGHHGIGTFTHIDGEMIAFDGVVYQARADGSVLEADRHLRIPFATMIDFAAEESAELSDITGLPGLTDELLQRFGPLDRPVALRLDGVCATLKTRAPRAQSEPYPPLPEVLKTQAVFEGQDVRGTMIGFYFPAGYQGINAPGIHLHFVSHDHKQGGHVLEFQLKTGTLSLDRVDELLLRLPDAGE
- a CDS encoding adenylosuccinate synthetase, translating into MARPPFHHQIILDTGISFGDEGKGRLIPEVIAELREQSGRADIVGAVIKVNGGANSGHTCGGLKLNLFPAGVVNPEAGCLAIGSGVVADPRKFIWEAAYIEHNGYRVLDRLLIDERTMVSDVCHRLLDLAWEHYRVHTLGEEARGSTGRGISPAYSDETGCFPIYYSDFRSRERFRRLLQGRVDRALLTIQHVCRVTPEAWDGFFDTLTKAEIRANQVTIEAGLLTESDFDFHQFKGSKPFTLDFERLEQVYFEAGQKLLAQIGNVRERLLDSLQRGQYLLAEFGQAFWLDKRFGFTPNVTASHPLPAEFFLSCGLPLQNAHTFGVCKAYDTKVGTHTFVCRIPTDHPLGQKLSQIEFGTSTGRQRMVGWYDAVEKGDAIRYAGCTDLAINKLDALSYDAGGAWNGGELLICTGYKAPDGTRLRHVPRDFETHRQLQPIYRQYAGWSEDISGVRSFDALPLNAKKYVAGMVRHTIDVAFGENEAQWPEVLPNVRYLGVGPNPSQIIKDVPTTRELIKLA
- the pdhA gene encoding pyruvate dehydrogenase (acetyl-transferring) E1 component subunit alpha, producing MSTETKDQAAQAKQDLFAHAKAPINQKLTAEQKIKLYTDMVRIRKFEQAALQSYQKGKMGGFLHLYIGQEATAIGTISLTEENDHIITAYRDHGHALAVGMTMNECMAELFGKFTGCSKGKGGSMHYFAPEKRYWGGHGIVGGQTPLGLGIAYALKYRGLKGCCLCYLGDGAINQGAFHESLNLASLWSIPVIYIIENNRYSMGTSQARSSAYPEAGLASRAEGYNMEWDRIDGSNLYEIRAKVHVAMERARNESRPMILEIDTYRYYGHSIADANHKKYRTKEEIEDYQNNKDPISVYQQILVAEGVLDEDKIKDIDSAAKEEAKASVDFAENSPYPPAQELLTDVYWTTDNPGQHSNQGRMFFNDRLPWDDEYQA